A genomic region of Pseudopipra pipra isolate bDixPip1 chromosome 20, bDixPip1.hap1, whole genome shotgun sequence contains the following coding sequences:
- the NELFB gene encoding negative elongation factor B, protein MYAGLQELGVANGEDLKETLTNCTEPLKAIEQFQTENGVLLPSLQYALPFLDLHGTPRLEFHQSVFDELREKLLERVSAIALEGKVEERYKKLEDLLEKSFSLVKMPSIQPVVMCVMKHLPKVPEKKLKLVMADKDLYKACAVEVKRQIWQDNQALFGDEVSPLLKQYILEKENILFSNDISFLQNFFSPSPKTRRQGEVVQKLTQMIGKNVKLYDMVLQFLRTLFLRTRNVHYCTLRAELLMSLHDLEISEICTVDPCHKFTWCLDACIREKFVDNKRARELQGFLDGVKKGQEQVLGDLSMILCDPFAINTLALSTIRHLQDLVGQDTLPRESPDLLLLLRMLSLGQGAWDMIDSQVFKEPKMEAELITRFLPLLMSFVVDDHTFTVDQKLPSEEKGPIPYPSTIPEAFTKFLQENRIACEIGLYYILHITKQRNKNAFLRLLPALVETFSDLAFSDIFLHLLTGNLTLLGDEFALEEFCTSLFDGFFLTACSRKENVHRHVLRLLLHLHHKVAPAKLESLQKALEPTKQSGEAVKELYNQLTEKLELRKPSPAEVTETPSMELPLPTVPTPASR, encoded by the exons ATGTACgcggggctgcaggagctgggggtggcCAACGGCGAGGACCTCAAGGAGACCCTCACGAACTGCACGGAGCCGCTCAAGGCCATCGAGCAGTTCCAG ACAGAGAACGGGGTGCTGCTGCCCTCGCTGCAGTACGCGCTGCCCTTCCTGGACCTGCACGGCACCCCCCGCCTCGAGTTCCACCAGTCCGTGTTCGATGAGCTGcgggagaagctgctggagagggtCTCTGCCATCGCCTTGGAGGGGAAGGTCGAGGAGAG ATACAAGAAGCTGGAAGATCTCCTGGAGAAGAGCTTTTCCCTGGTCAAGATGCCCTCCATCCAGCCCGTGGTCATGTGTGTCATGAAGCACCTGCCCAAG GTCCCTGAGAAGAAGCTGAAGCTGGTGATGGCTGACAAGGACCTGTACAAGGCCTGTGCCGTGGAGGTGAAGCGGCAGATCTGGCAGGACAACCAGGCCCTGTTTGGGGACGAGGTGTCCCCCCTGCTCAAGCAATACATCCTGGAGAAAGAGAACATCCTCTTCAGCAACGACATCTCCTTCCTGCAGAACTTCTTCAGTCCTTCTCCCAAAACAAGGCGTCAAGGAGAG GTGGTTCAGAAGCTGACCCAGATGATTGGGAAGAACGTGAAGCTCTATGACATGGTGCTGCAGTTCCTGAGGACGCTGTTCCTGCGCACGAGGAACGTCCATTACTGCACTCTGAGGGCAGAGCTCCTCATGTCCCTGCACGACCTGGAGATCAGTGAGATCTGCACCGTTGACCCCTGTCATAAG TTCACCTGGTGCCTGGACGCCTGTATCCGGGAGAAGTTTGTGGACAACAAGAGAGCCCGGGAATTGCAAGGCTTTCTGGATGGAGTGAAGAAAGGACAAGAACAAGTGTTGGG GGACTTATCAATGATCTTGTGTGATCCCTTTGCCATCAACACCTTGGCCTTGAGCACCATAAGGCACCTGCAAGACCTGGTTGGGCAGGACACCTTACCCAGG GAAAGCCcagacctgctgctgctcctgaggATGCTGTCTTTGGGACAGGGGGCCTGGGACATGATTGACAGTCAAGTCTTCAAGGAACCAAAAATG GAAGCTGAGCTGATCACCAGGTTCCTGCCCCTGCTGATGTCCTTTGTGGTGGATGACCACACCTTCACTGTGGACCAGAAGCTGCCCTCGGAGGAGAAGGGGCCGATTCCCTACCCCAGCACCATTCCTGAAGCTTTCACCAA ATTCCTGCAGGAGAACAGAATAGCCTGTGAGATTGGGCTGTATTACATCCTTCACATCACTAAACAGAGGAACAAGAATGCTTTCCTCAGGCTCCTGCCAGCACTAG TTGAGACATTCAGTGACTTGGCCTTCAGTGATATTTTCCTGCACCTGCTCACTGGGAACCTCACACTGCTGGGGGATGAGTTTGCACTGGAGGAGTTCTGCACCAGTCTCTTTGATGGCTTCTTCCTCACTGCCTGCTCCAG AAAGGAGAACGTCCACAGGCACGtgctcaggctgctgctgcatcTGCATCACAAAGTGGCACCAGCCAAACTAGAGTCTCTCCAAAAGGCTTTGGAACCCACCAAGCAG AGTGGGGAAGCTGTGAAGGAGCTTTACAACCAACTCACCGAGAAGCTGGAGCTCCGCAAGCCGAGTCCAGCTGAGGTGACTGAGACCCCCTCCatggagctgcccctgcccactgTGCCCACACCAGCCTCACGCTGA